A single window of Vicia villosa cultivar HV-30 ecotype Madison, WI unplaced genomic scaffold, Vvil1.0 ctg.000029F_1_1_3, whole genome shotgun sequence DNA harbors:
- the LOC131622371 gene encoding uncharacterized protein LOC131622371, translating into MPGPGPHLIYAMGSGLGLTAISNGRFSPHHTLTYTINAFFGPDIGSFSEWLGSLLGGPADTVASAVADLIHHPFYYILILGIPLCFLYSKISYFLLHSHLLESSLPKVPLTKMQCFFLISAGSFTHFFLDHLFEENGKTTMYTWILSTGWWESRAPVNPDAVVVVSFLCVCLIGGFFYLNRASSSNSVKKKSYQSMLLVIFIASLYCIWFITQIYWISPRRPAVGEEADLGVLVFLAIYFFLPYGLCILSMYPKNLDSNQIPL; encoded by the exons ATGCCAGGCCCTGGTCCTCACCTGATCTATGCCATGGGCTCGGGCTTGGGTCTAACCGCCATCTCTAACGGCAGATTTAGCCCACACCACACACTCACCTACACCATCAACGCCTTCTTTGGACCTGATATTGGTTCCTTCTCCGAGTGGCTTGGCTCTCTTCTTGGCGGTCCCGCTGATACCGTAGCCTCCGCAGTGGCCGATCTCATCCACCATCCCTTCTATTACATCCTTATCTTGGGAATTCCTCTCTGCTTTCTTTACTCTAAGATTTCctattttcttcttcattcacACCTTCTTGAATCTTCACTCCCCAAG GTGCCTCTTACAAAGATGCAGTGTTTTTTCTTGATTTCTGCTGGATCTTTTACTCATTTCTTTCTAGATCATCTCTTcgag GAGAATGGGAAAACAACCATGTACACTTGGATTTTGAGCACCGGCTGGTGGGAAAGTAGAGCACCAGTTAACCCGGATGCTGTTGTTGTAGTAAGCTTCTTATGTGTTTGCTTAATTGGTGGATTCTTCTACCTAAACAG AGCAAGTTCTTCAAATTCAGTAAAGAAAAAATCATATCAGTCAATGCTACTTGTGATATTCATAGCTTCTTTATACTGTATATGGTTTATAACTCAGATATATTGGATCAGTCCGCGTCGTCCAGCGGTTGGAGAAGAAGCTGATCTTGGTGTTCTTGTGTTCTTAGCTATATATTTCTTTCTACCTTATGGTTTGTGTATATTGTCCATGTACCCAAAAAATCTTGATTCTAATCAGATTCCACTTTAA
- the LOC131622391 gene encoding aldehyde dehydrogenase family 2 member B4, mitochondrial-like isoform X1: protein MAARSLSRLLSRSLSSSSGAAGSLLRSPLGRKSEGWSNTNRFSTAAAVEELITPQVPINHTQLLINGKFVDAASGKTFPTYDPRTGEVIAQVAEGDAEDINRAVAAAREAFDNGPWPKMTAYERSRILLRFADLVEKHNDEIAALETWNNGKLYDQAAKTEVPMFVRLFRYYAGWADKIHGLTLPADGDYHVQTLHEPIGVVGQIIPWNFPLLMFAWKVGPALACGNTIVLKTSEQTPLTALIVVKLLHEAGLPPGVLNIVSGYGPIAGAPLASHMDVDKLAFTGSTDTGKIVHQLAAKSNLKPVTLELGGKSPFIICEDADVDKAVEIAHFALFFNQGQCCCAGSRTFVHESIYDEFLEKAKARALRRVVGDPFKKGVEQGPQIDSKQFEKVLRYIKSGIDSNATLECGGGRLGSKGFFVQPTVFSNVQDDMLIATDEIFGPVQSILKFKDIDEVIRRANATRYGLAAGVFTKNLSTANTLMRALRAGTVWINCFDVFDAAIPFGGYKMSGNGREKGIYSLNNYLQVKAVVSPVKNPAWL, encoded by the exons ATGGCAGCTCGCTCACTTTCCCGTTTGCTCTCTCGCTCTCTATCTTCTTCTTCTGGAGCTGCTGGTTCTCTGCTTCGCTCACCACTAG GAAGAAAATCTGAAGGGTGGAGTAACACAAACAGATTTAGCACTGCTGCAGCTGTTGAGGAATTGATTACTCCTCAAGTTCCAATCAATCATACACAGCTTCTCATAAATGGAAAATTTGTAGATGCTGCATCAG GGAAAACATTTCCAACTTATGACCCGCGCACAGGAGAAGTGATTGCTCAGGTAGCTGAAGGCGATGCTGAAGATATCAATCGTGCAGTAGCAGCAGCTCGTGAGGCCTTTGATAATGGACCTTGGCCTAAAATGACTGCTTAT GAAAGAAGTCGTATATTGTTGCgctttgctgatttggttgagaAGCATAATGATGAGATTGCAGCCTTGGAGACAtggaacaatggaaagctttatGATCAGGCTGCCAAGACTGAAGTACCTATGTTTGTGCGTTTATTTCGCTATTATGCTG GGTGGGCAGATAAAATTCATGGGTTGACACTCCCAGCGGATGGAGATTATCATGTCCAGACATTGCATGAACCAATTGGTGTAGTAGGACAAATTATACCTTGGAATTTTCCTCTTCTTATGTTTGCTTGGAAAGTTGGACCAGCACTAGCATGTGGTAATACCATTGTCCTCAAAACTTCTGAGCAAACACCACTAACGGCTCTCATCGTGGTGAAACTGCTTCATGAG GCTGGTCTTCCCCCAGGTGTTCTCAATATAGTTTCTGGCTATGGTCCAATTGCTGGCGCACCTCTTGCAAGTCATATGGACGTGGATAAG TTAGCATTCACCGGATCAACGGATACTGGAAAAATTGTGCATCAACTGGCTGCAAAAAGCAATCTTAAGCCCGTGACATTGGAACTTGGAGGAAAATCACCTTTCATTATTTGTGAAGATGCTGATGTTGACAAGGCTGTTGAAATTGCACACTTTGCTCTATTTTTTAATCAG GGGCAATGTTGTTGTGCTGGATCCCGTACCTTCGTACATGAGAGTATCTATGATGAGTTCTTGGAGAAAGCGAAGGCGCGGGCTTTGAGGCGTGTTGTTGGTGATCCATTTAAGAAAGGTGTAGAACAAGGTCCTCAG ATTGATTCGAAACAATTTGAGAAAGTACTTAGGTACATAAAGTCTGGAATTGATAGCAATGCTACTCTTGAATGTGGAGGAGGGAGATTGGGTTCAAAAGGCTTCTTTGTCCAACCAACAGTATTCTCAAATGTTCAG GATGATATGTTGATAGCAACAGATGAAATCTTTGGACCAGTTCAGTCCATCTTGAAGTTCAA GGACATTGATGAAGTGATACGACGGGCAAATGCGACGCGTTATGGTTTAGCGGCAGGTGTTTTCACGAAAAATTTGAGCACGGCCAACACCCTGATGCGGGCACTGAGAGCTGGAACAGTGTGGATTAATTGCTTTGATGTTTTTGATGCTGCAATTCCTTTTGGTGGTTACAAGATGAGTGGGAATGGTAGGGAGAAAGGAATCTATAGTCTTAATAACTATCTGCAGGTAAAAGCTGTGGTGTCTCCAGTAAAGAATCCTGCCTGGTTGTAG
- the LOC131622391 gene encoding aldehyde dehydrogenase family 2 member B4, mitochondrial-like isoform X3 produces the protein MAARSISRLLSRSLSSSGVAASLLRSPLGRKSEGWRNINRFSTAAAVEELITPQVPINYTQLLINGKFVDAASGKTFPTYDPRTGEVISQVAEGDAEDINRAVAAAREAFDNGPWPKMTAYERSRILLRFADLVEKHNDEIAALETWNSGKLYDQAAKTEVPMFVRFFRYYAGWADKIHGLTVPADGDYHVQTLHEPIGVAGQIIPWNFPLLMFAWKVGPALACGNTVVLKTSEQTPLTALIVAKLLHEAGLPPGVLNIVSGYGPIAGAPLASHMGVDKLAFTGSTDTGKTILQLAARSNLKPVTLELGGKSPFIICEDADVDEAVEIAHFGLFFNQGQSCCAGSRTFVHERIYDEFLEKAKARALRRVVGDPFKEGVEQGPQIDSKQFEKVLRYIKSGIDSNATLECGGGRFGSKGFFVQPTVFSNVQDDMLIATDEIFGPVQSILKFKDIDEVIRRANATRYGLAAGVFTKNLSTANTLMRALRAGTVWINCYDVFDASIPFGGYKMSGNGREMGLYSLNNYLQVKAVVSPVKNPAWL, from the exons ATGGCAGCTCGCTCAATTTCCCGTTTGCTCTCTCGCTCTCTATCTTCTTCTGGAGTTGCTGCTTCTCTGCTACGCTCACCACTAG GGAGAAAATCTGAAGGATGGAGAAATATAAACAGATTTAGCACTGCTGCAGCTGTTGAGGAATTGATTACTCCTCAAGTTCCAATCAATTATACACAGCTTCTCATAAATGGAAAATTTGTAGATGCTGCATCAG GGAAAACATTTCCAACTTATGACCCGCGCACAGGAGAAGTGATTTCTCAGGTAGCTGAAGGCGATGCTGAAGATATCAATCGTGCAGTAGCAGCAGCTCGTGAGGCCTTTGATAATGGACCTTGGCCTAAAATGACTGCTTAT GAAAGAAGTCGTATATTGTTGCgctttgctgatttggttgagaAGCATAATGACGAGATTGCAGCTCTGGAGACATGGAACAGTGGAAAGCTTTATGATCAGGCTGCCAAGACTGAAGTACCTATGTTTGTGCGTTTCTTTCGCTATTATGCGG GGTGGGCAGATAAAATTCATGGGTTGACAGTCCCAGCTGATGGAGATTATCATGTCCAGACATTGCATGAACCAATTGGTGTAGCAGGACAAATTATTCCTTGGAATTTTCCTCTACTTATGTTTGCTTGGAAAGTTGGACCAGCACTAGCATGTGGTAATACCGTTGTTCTCAAGACTTCTGAGCAAACACCGCTAACGGCTCTCATCGTGGCAAAACTACTTCATGAG GCTGGTCTTCCCCCAGGTGTTCTCAATATAGTTTCTGGCTATGGTCCAATTGCTGGTGCACCTCTTGCAAGTCATATGGGTGTGGATAAG TTAGCATTCACGGGATCGACGGATACTGGAAAAACTATACTTCAGCTGGCTGCAAGAAGCAATCTTAAGCCTGTGACATTGGAACTTGGAGGAAAATCACCTTTCATTATTTGTGAAGACGCTGATGTTGACGAGGCTGTTGAAATTGCACACTTTGGTCTATTTTTTAATCAG GGGCAATCTTGTTGTGCTGGATCCCGTACCTTTGTACACGAGCGTATCTATGACGAGTTCTTGGAGAAAGCAAAGGCGCGGGCTTTGAGACGTGTAGTTGGTGATCCATTTAAGGAGGGTGTAGAACAAGGTCCTCAG ATTGATTCGAAACAATTTGAGAAAGTACTTAGGTACATAAAGTCTGGAATTGATAGCAATGCTACTCTTGAATGTGGAGGTGGGAGATTTGGTTCAAAAGGTTTCTTTGTCCAACCAACAGTATTCTCAAATGTTCAG GATGATATGCTGATAGCAACAGATGAAATCTTTGGGCCAGTTCAGTCCATCTTGAAGTTCAA GGACATTGATGAAGTGATACGACGGGCAAATGCGACGCGTTATGGTTTAGCGGCAGGTGTTTTCACAAAAAATTTGAGCACAGCCAACACGTTGATGCGGGCACTTAGAGCTGGAACAGTGTGGATTAATTGCTATGATGTTTTTGATGCTTCAATTCCTTTTGGTGGTTACAAGATGAGTGGGAATGGTAGGGAGATGGGACTCTATAGTCTTAACAACTATCTGCAGGTAAAAGCTGTGGTGTCTCCAGTGAAGAATCCTGCGTGGttgtag
- the LOC131622391 gene encoding aldehyde dehydrogenase family 2 member B4, mitochondrial-like isoform X2, translated as MAARSLSRLLSRSLSSSSGAAGSLLRSPLGRKSEGWRNINRFSTAAAVEELITPQVPINYTQLLINGKFVDAASGKTFPTYDPRTGEVISQVAEGDAEDINRAVAAAREAFDNGPWPKMTAYERSRILLRFADLVEKHNDEIAALETWNSGKLYDQAAKTEVPMFVRFFRYYAGWADKIHGLTVPADGDYHVQTLHEPIGVAGQIIPWNFPLLMFAWKVGPALACGNTVVLKTSEQTPLTALIVAKLLHEAGLPPGVLNIVSGYGPIAGAPLASHMGVDKLAFTGSTDTGKTILQLAARSNLKPVTLELGGKSPFIICEDADVDEAVEIAHFGLFFNQGQSCCAGSRTFVHERIYDEFLEKAKARALRRVVGDPFKEGVEQGPQIDSKQFEKVLRYIKSGIDSNATLECGGGRFGSKGFFVQPTVFSNVQDDMLIATDEIFGPVQSILKFKDIDEVIRRANATRYGLAAGVFTKNLSTANTLMRALRAGTVWINCYDVFDASIPFGGYKMSGNGREMGLYSLNNYLQVKAVVSPVKNPAWL; from the exons ATGGCAGCTCGCTCACTTTCCCGTTTGCTCTCTCGCTCTCTATCTTCTTCTTCTGGAGCTGCTGGTTCTCTGCTTCGCTCACCACTAG GGAGAAAATCTGAAGGATGGAGAAATATAAACAGATTTAGCACTGCTGCAGCTGTTGAGGAATTGATTACTCCTCAAGTTCCAATCAATTATACACAGCTTCTCATAAATGGAAAATTTGTAGATGCTGCATCAG GGAAAACATTTCCAACTTATGACCCGCGCACAGGAGAAGTGATTTCTCAGGTAGCTGAAGGCGATGCTGAAGATATCAATCGTGCAGTAGCAGCAGCTCGTGAGGCCTTTGATAATGGACCTTGGCCTAAAATGACTGCTTAT GAAAGAAGTCGTATATTGTTGCgctttgctgatttggttgagaAGCATAATGACGAGATTGCAGCTCTGGAGACATGGAACAGTGGAAAGCTTTATGATCAGGCTGCCAAGACTGAAGTACCTATGTTTGTGCGTTTCTTTCGCTATTATGCGG GGTGGGCAGATAAAATTCATGGGTTGACAGTCCCAGCTGATGGAGATTATCATGTCCAGACATTGCATGAACCAATTGGTGTAGCAGGACAAATTATTCCTTGGAATTTTCCTCTACTTATGTTTGCTTGGAAAGTTGGACCAGCACTAGCATGTGGTAATACCGTTGTTCTCAAGACTTCTGAGCAAACACCGCTAACGGCTCTCATCGTGGCAAAACTACTTCATGAG GCTGGTCTTCCCCCAGGTGTTCTCAATATAGTTTCTGGCTATGGTCCAATTGCTGGTGCACCTCTTGCAAGTCATATGGGTGTGGATAAG TTAGCATTCACGGGATCGACGGATACTGGAAAAACTATACTTCAGCTGGCTGCAAGAAGCAATCTTAAGCCTGTGACATTGGAACTTGGAGGAAAATCACCTTTCATTATTTGTGAAGACGCTGATGTTGACGAGGCTGTTGAAATTGCACACTTTGGTCTATTTTTTAATCAG GGGCAATCTTGTTGTGCTGGATCCCGTACCTTTGTACACGAGCGTATCTATGACGAGTTCTTGGAGAAAGCAAAGGCGCGGGCTTTGAGACGTGTAGTTGGTGATCCATTTAAGGAGGGTGTAGAACAAGGTCCTCAG ATTGATTCGAAACAATTTGAGAAAGTACTTAGGTACATAAAGTCTGGAATTGATAGCAATGCTACTCTTGAATGTGGAGGTGGGAGATTTGGTTCAAAAGGTTTCTTTGTCCAACCAACAGTATTCTCAAATGTTCAG GATGATATGCTGATAGCAACAGATGAAATCTTTGGGCCAGTTCAGTCCATCTTGAAGTTCAA GGACATTGATGAAGTGATACGACGGGCAAATGCGACGCGTTATGGTTTAGCGGCAGGTGTTTTCACAAAAAATTTGAGCACAGCCAACACGTTGATGCGGGCACTTAGAGCTGGAACAGTGTGGATTAATTGCTATGATGTTTTTGATGCTTCAATTCCTTTTGGTGGTTACAAGATGAGTGGGAATGGTAGGGAGATGGGACTCTATAGTCTTAACAACTATCTGCAGGTAAAAGCTGTGGTGTCTCCAGTGAAGAATCCTGCGTGGttgtag